From Candidatus Acidiferrales bacterium, the proteins below share one genomic window:
- the purH gene encoding bifunctional phosphoribosylaminoimidazolecarboxamide formyltransferase/IMP cyclohydrolase produces the protein MAIERALISAYDKTGLVDFARQLAELGIEIVSTGGTARLLREAGIRVRDVAELTGWPEMLGGRVKTLHPKVHGGILFRRGNAGDREETAQHSISAIDMVVVNLYPFSATASKAGVTAEELIENIDIGGPTMVRSAAKNFENVAVVTSSDDYAKVVQELKTSRELSLGTRLRLARKAFAQTARYDGEIATQMERLSANHELHLASKAETLPFRLHYALERQQAMRYGENPHQQAALYAPAGRPHAGFAAARQHQGKELSYNNLVDLDAAWSLVSEFSAPAVAIIKHNNPCGVAEHANLAEAYRLALACDPVSAYGSVIAFNRALDAETAEEVAQLFVECIVAPGYDDAARNKFAPKKNLRLLEMAGEEPAKQLELKRIFGGVLVQEQDSHRLEESELRVVTSRTPTEPERRDMLFAWKVCKHVKSNAIVFARDGQTLGIGAGQMSRVDSVKIAVMKAQMPLAGSVVASDAFFPFADGVEEAAKAGAKAVIQPGGSVRDADVVATANRLGLAMLFTGVRHFRH, from the coding sequence GTGGCGATTGAGCGCGCACTGATCAGCGCTTATGACAAGACGGGCCTGGTGGATTTTGCGCGCCAGCTCGCAGAACTGGGAATCGAGATTGTGTCGACGGGGGGGACAGCACGGCTGCTGCGCGAGGCGGGAATTCGCGTGCGGGACGTGGCCGAGCTCACCGGCTGGCCAGAAATGCTGGGCGGACGCGTGAAGACTTTGCATCCGAAGGTTCACGGAGGGATTCTTTTCCGGCGCGGAAATGCGGGAGACCGCGAGGAAACGGCCCAACATTCGATTTCGGCCATCGATATGGTGGTTGTGAACCTCTATCCTTTTTCCGCGACGGCGAGCAAGGCGGGCGTGACGGCCGAAGAGCTGATCGAAAATATCGACATAGGCGGGCCGACGATGGTGCGGTCGGCGGCGAAGAATTTCGAAAACGTCGCGGTGGTCACGAGTTCGGATGATTACGCGAAGGTTGTCCAAGAGCTGAAAACAAGCCGCGAATTAAGCCTCGGGACCCGACTGAGGCTTGCGCGCAAAGCCTTTGCGCAAACGGCGAGATACGACGGCGAAATCGCGACGCAGATGGAGCGGCTTTCGGCCAATCATGAATTGCATCTCGCGAGCAAAGCTGAAACTCTGCCGTTTCGACTGCACTACGCGCTCGAACGTCAGCAGGCGATGCGCTATGGCGAAAATCCGCACCAGCAGGCCGCGCTTTATGCTCCGGCTGGACGCCCACATGCAGGATTCGCGGCGGCGCGGCAACATCAGGGCAAGGAGCTTTCGTATAACAATCTTGTGGACCTCGACGCCGCATGGTCGCTCGTGAGCGAGTTCTCCGCGCCGGCCGTGGCAATCATCAAGCACAACAATCCGTGCGGCGTCGCCGAGCATGCAAATCTTGCGGAAGCGTATCGCCTCGCGCTGGCGTGCGATCCGGTCTCGGCGTATGGCAGCGTGATCGCGTTCAATCGCGCGCTCGATGCCGAAACCGCCGAGGAAGTGGCACAGCTTTTTGTGGAATGCATCGTGGCGCCGGGATACGACGATGCGGCGCGAAACAAATTCGCGCCGAAGAAAAATCTGCGCCTACTCGAAATGGCCGGCGAGGAACCAGCGAAGCAACTGGAGTTGAAGAGAATCTTTGGAGGAGTTCTGGTGCAAGAGCAGGATAGCCACAGACTGGAAGAGTCTGAATTACGAGTGGTGACAAGCCGCACGCCGACAGAGCCGGAGCGACGCGACATGCTGTTTGCGTGGAAGGTCTGCAAGCACGTGAAATCGAATGCCATCGTCTTTGCGCGTGACGGGCAGACTCTTGGAATCGGCGCGGGACAGATGAGCCGCGTGGACTCGGTCAAGATCGCGGTGATGAAGGCACAAATGCCATTGGCCGGAAGCGTGGTGGCTTCGGATGCTTTTTTCCCGTTTGCTGACGGCGTCGAAGAAGCGGCGAAGGCTGGCGCCAAGGCGGTGATTCAGCCTGGAGGTTCGGTACGCGATGCCGACGTGGTGGCAACAGCGAACCGGCTCGGATTGGCGATGCTTTTCACCGGCGTACGGCATTTCCGCCACTAA